TCAGGCATCAATCAGTCTTGTAGAGTCCTGGGCATTGCGCGAGTACAATAAACTATGAACTATGAACTTTGAATCAATTAAGACCGAAACAAATGTTCTGGCAGAACAATTAATGTGTTATCCTCTTGTCCGACAACATAAACGGTTAGATTGGCAGGAATACTCATTTGCCGTTCTTGACAACGCGCTGCCCAAGAACTGCCTTCATAGAGAACTCGTCCCGTTTCTCCTGGTGAAATTTCCGTTAATGTTTTGGCTTCCGTTGCTTCTGGAACTTTAAATTTTTTCCGCTTGAGCAACATCGGACGTATCCAGATAACCGAGGCGGTAGACAGTAGCATCCAGTAAGCCACCTGCCAGCGAAATGCGACAAATCTTGTCATTCTAAACAAGCTAAACGCTATGATTAGGGAAATAATTCCCATTGATAGAGGCACAAGTCGGAATTTTTGGCTGAAGGCTTTCGGCAGAAACAACTCCAGTAGGCAAAGTACAACACCGCTACCTAACCAGAATAGGGATGGATGAGGGATAAAGGCTGACTTCGTAGTCGCTTGTGCCAGAATTGTTTGGGCATCAATGCGATTCACTTCTGTCTGCATTAACAGCAATGTGAACATCTGACTATTTTCAAATAGAAGGACGAATGACATAAGACGAATGACCAACTCATGGCATGACAATCAAGGTATTATCCTCTCGCCGCACCACATACACCGTTTGGTTAGGTGCGATCGCAATTTCGGGATCAGCACAACAGGCTTGCCAAGAGGAACCCTCATACATCACTCGTCCTGTTTCTCCTGGTAATATCTCGGTTAACACCTGGGCTTGAGTCGCCTCTGGGATAGTATATTTAGGACGTCGAATCAACATAGGGCGCAACCAGATCGCAAACGCAAAGGATAATCCCATCCAATACATCACCTGTAAGCTAAACCCGTCATACATCAGGAATTGCCACTCAAACCCCAGTGCGATCGCGCCCTGCCATACAATAAATGAGACAAGTAGCGCACCTACACCCATCATCAGGGCAATAAACCGGAATCGCTTCGCCCAAGATTTGGGGATAAAGAATTCAACTAGGCAAAGTAGAACACCTACAATCAGCCAAAATATAGGGGGAGTAATCCGAAAGGTTGATTGAGTCGTCGCCTGTGCCAAAACTTGGGATAACACATGAATGTCCTCGTGAACTCGGTTAATAGCAAGGGTTTTCTCTTGCTAATTGCTATTAAACCTGGTGGTGATTTGAGTTCGCGATGGAGTTGTTCGAGTTCTTATCGAGTTCTCATCGACTTTCCAGTAAGTCAGTCATTAGTCAATCGTCATTATTTAACCGTTAAGGAGGTAAAGACTCGTAGGGTGCGTTAGCGTAGCGTAACGCACCTTTACCCCCATAAGTAGTGTTGCTGCGTAAGTCCTGATTAAGCTGTCACGCATTTAAGTTGGGAATGGGTAGCGAGCAAGATGAATGGGTAGCGAGCAAGATGAATGGGTAGCGAGCAAGATGAATGGGTAGCGAGCAAGATGCTCGCACTACAAGGATTTCGCCATTATTGACATTAAGGTTTAAATGCCAAGCAGCTTATTTAACCGTTAAGGAGATACAGTAAAAGTAAACCTTAGTTCAACATCCTCGGTTTAATCATGCAGGTTACTGAACAGCGATACTACACTCCAGAGGAATATCTAACCCTGGAGGAAGCAGCCGACGATAAAAGTGAGTACATTGACGGTCAAATTTTCCATAAGGCAGGTGGATCTACCAATCACAATCGGATAGCCGGTAATCTTTATGCGGCACTGAATTTTGCGTTTAAAACCCAAGAGTATGACGTTTTCATGAGTGATGTGCGTCTGTGGATACCGAAAAGACGGATCTACACCTATCCCGATGTTATGGTTATTGCAGGAGAACCTGACTATTACAATAACCGCACCGACACAATTACGAATCCTCAAGTGATTATCGAGATTTCGTCAAAATCAACCCAAAGGTATGATCGCAGTGACAAGTTTCAGGCTTACCGTACAATTCCCAGTTTTCGGGAATATTTACTCCTGGATCAAACTAAACGATATGTCGAACATTTTTCTAAGACAGACACTAAACAATGGTCATTGCGCGAATATGACGAATCCGATCAGGCGATCGCGTTCTCCTCACTCAATTTTGAAATTTCCTTAACTGATGCGTATAACAAGGTTAAATTTAAACCAGAAAATGCTGAGTCTGAGTAATATACCACTACACATTAAGGTTAAGATAATAAAATTCTGTAGGGGAGGATGCGAGAGCTTTTGTTGCACGGGAGAAG
The Coleofasciculus chthonoplastes PCC 7420 DNA segment above includes these coding regions:
- a CDS encoding NfeD family protein codes for the protein MFTLLLMQTEVNRIDAQTILAQATTKSAFIPHPSLFWLGSGVVLCLLELFLPKAFSQKFRLVPLSMGIISLIIAFSLFRMTRFVAFRWQVAYWMLLSTASVIWIRPMLLKRKKFKVPEATEAKTLTEISPGETGRVLYEGSSWAARCQERQMSIPANLTVYVVGQEDNTLIVLPEHLFRS
- a CDS encoding NfeD family protein produces the protein MLSQVLAQATTQSTFRITPPIFWLIVGVLLCLVEFFIPKSWAKRFRFIALMMGVGALLVSFIVWQGAIALGFEWQFLMYDGFSLQVMYWMGLSFAFAIWLRPMLIRRPKYTIPEATQAQVLTEILPGETGRVMYEGSSWQACCADPEIAIAPNQTVYVVRREDNTLIVMP
- a CDS encoding Uma2 family endonuclease; amino-acid sequence: MQVTEQRYYTPEEYLTLEEAADDKSEYIDGQIFHKAGGSTNHNRIAGNLYAALNFAFKTQEYDVFMSDVRLWIPKRRIYTYPDVMVIAGEPDYYNNRTDTITNPQVIIEISSKSTQRYDRSDKFQAYRTIPSFREYLLLDQTKRYVEHFSKTDTKQWSLREYDESDQAIAFSSLNFEISLTDAYNKVKFKPENAESE